GTCCGGCAGCACCGACCGGGTGCACTCGCTGCAACTGTTCTCCTGGTTCACGTCCGGGTCGCTCAACGTCGACCTCGACCTGCGGTTGGATCCGCTGTCGCTGACGTTCGTGCTGCTGATCACCGGGGTCGGATCACTGATCCACATCTACTCGGTGGGCTACATGTCCCACGATCTGGAGCGGCGGAAGTTCTTCGCCTATCTGAACCTGTTCGTCGCGGCGATGCTGCTCCTGGTGCTCGGCGGCGGGTTCATCTCCCTGTACTTCGGTTGGGAGGGCGTCGGTCTCGCGTCCTACCTGCTGATCGGCTTCTGGTCCGACCGCCCGGCCGCGGCGACCGCCGCGAAGAAGGCGTTCATCATGAACCGGGTGGGTGACGTCGGGCTGGCCCTGGCCATCTTCCTGATGTACAAGGAGATGGGAACCACCTCCTACAGCGGGGTCTTCACGGCCATACCGAATGTGTCGCCGGCCGCCGTGACGACGATCGCGCTGCTGCTCCTGCTCGGCGCCTGCGGCAAATCGGGCCAGGTCCCGCTGCAGGCCTGGTTGCCTGACGCGATGGAGGGCCCGACCCCGGTGTCGGCCCTGATCCATGCCGCGACCATGGTCACCGCCGGCGTCTACCTGATCGCCCGGTCGGCGCCGATCTACAACCTGACCTCGGACGGCCGGCTGGTGGTGTCCATCATCGGTACGGTCACTCTGCTGGTCGGCTGCATTGCCGGGTGCGCCAAGGACGACATCAAGAAAGTCCTGGCCTACTCGACGGTCTCGCAAATCGGCTACATGTTCCTGGCTGTCGGCCTGGGCAGCGGCGTGTACGCGCTCGGCATCCTGCACCTGTTGACCCACGGCTTCTTCAAGGCCGGCCTGTTCCTCGGGGCCGGCAGCGTCATGCACGGCATGAACGACGACGTCGACATGCGGCACTACGGCGGCCTGGCCCGCAAGATGCCGATCACCTTCTGGACGATCATGGCCGGATACCTGGCCCTGATCGGCTTCCCGTTCCTGTCCGGATACTTCTCGAAGGACCCGATCATCGAGGCGGCGTTCTCGGCCGGGGGAGCCAAGGGCGCGCTGCTCGGCGGCGCCGCCCTGCTGGGCGCGGGTCTGACCGCGTTCTACATGACCCGGTTGATGATCATGACCTTCTTCGGCGAGGCCCGCTGGAAGCACCTGCGATCGGCCGACGGGCGGGAGTACCACCCGCACGAGTCGCCTCTGGTGATGACCGTGCCGATGATCATCCTGGCCGTCGGATCGGTCGGCGCGGGTGCGTTCCTGGCCGTCGGCAACCGGCTGGTCGAGTGGCTGGCCCCGTCGGTGGGGGAGTTCCACGAGCCGCACCCGCCGGTGGCCAAGATCGTCATCACGGTCGGAACGCTGGTGGTCGTCGCGGCCGGCGTCGGTGTCGCCTACCTGCTGGTCGGGCGGCAGCCGGTCCCGGTGACGCGGCCCGAGAAGGTCAGCGCGCTGGTGCGTTTCGCTCGGGCCGACGCCGGCGGCAATGCCGTCAACGAGGCTCTGGTGGCCCGTCCCGGCCAATGGCTGGGTGGGGCGCTGATCTACGCCGACAACCGCGGCGTCGACGGCGCGGTCAACGGGTTGGCCGCGGCGCTCGGCGGACTGTCCGGTCGATGGCGCCGGTGGCAGAACGGTTTCGTCCGCTCCTACGCCCTGTCGATGCTCTCCGGCACCTTCCTGGTCGTCGCCGCCCTGATCGTGGTGAGGTTCGCATGAACAGCGCATACAGAACTGCCCGGCACATACGGAAGTTCCCGAAATCGGCGGTTACTAGGCCGATCTGGGCAGTTCGATCTGCGCTGACCGGGACGGAGGACGCACGATGAACGGCTTCCCCTACCTGGTTGTCCTCATCGCCCTCCCGCTCGTCGGGGCCGGGGTGGTCGCGTTCATGGGCGGGGCGCCGGTGCGCACCGTGAAATCGGTCGCGCTCGGCTTCTCACTGGTCGAATTCGTGATGGCCGTGGTGTTGTGGATCGCCTACACCCACCCGGCCGCCCAGATCGGATCGGGAAGCTTCTCCGCGGCTGACTCTCCCTTCCGGCAGACCTTCTCGGTCGACTGGATCCGCAGTTTCGGGATTCACTTCTCGCTCGGCGTTGACGGCATCTCGCTGGTGATGATCGCCCTGATCGCATTCCTGGTGCCGATCGTGCTGGGCGCGTCCTGGGAGGAGAAGGTGCCCCAGGGGCGCACCGTCGGCGGCTATTTCGCGCTGATCCTGGTGATGCAGGCGGCCATGACGGGGGTCTTCGCGGCCACCGACGTGTTCGTGTTCTACGTGATGTTCGAGGTCATGTTGATCCCGATGTACTTCCTGATCGGCGCGTTCGGCGGGGTACGACGGGCCTACGCGGCGACCAAGTTCTTCCTCTACTCGCTGATCGGCGGCCTGTTGATGCTGGCGTCGATCATCGCGTTGTTCGTGGCGTCCGGGCGTACGCCGGACCGGGCCGGGCTGGGCGGGACTCTGGACTGGAACACGTTGCGCAACATCGCCCACGAGATCCCGCCGTCGACCCAGATGTGGATCTTCGCGGGTTTCGCCATCGCCTTCGCCATCAAGGCGCCATTGGTCCCGCTGCACACCTGGCTGCCCGACGCCGGTTCGGAGGCGCCGGTCGGTGCGGGCACGCTGCTGGTCGGCGTGCTGGACAAGGTCGGCACCTTCGGTTTCCTGCGGATCTGTCTGCCCTTGCTGCCGGCGGCATCGAGCCGGCTGGCCTGGCTGATCATCACCCTCGCGGTGGTGGGCATCATCTACGGCGCGATCGTGGCGGCCGGGCAGAGCGACCTCAAGCGCTTCGTCACCTACACGTCCATCGCGCACTTCGGGTTCATCGCCCTCGGCGTCTTCGCGTTCACCACGCAGTCGATCAGCGGGGCCGTGCTCTACATGGTCAACCACGGTCTGGCCACCGCGCTGCTGTTCCTGGTGGTGGGGATGCTGACCGCGCGCGGGGCGTCCCGGAACATCGCCGACTACGGCGGGGTCTGGAAGGTCGCGCCCCTGCTCGGCGGGTTCTTCCTGATCGGGGCGCTGGCCACCATCGCCATGCCGGGGACGAACTCGTTCGTGTCGGAGTTCCTGGTGCTGATCGGCACCTTCAGCCGATATCCGGCGTGGGCCGTCGTGGCCACCACCGGCATCGTGTTCGCGGCCGTCTACATGCTCTGGATCTTCCAGCGCACCATGACCGGCCCGGTTCGCGGAGCCGCTGTGCTGCAACAGGAACCGGATGACGAGTCGCCGCTCGGCGGGCCGACCGGCCGGCCCTCGCTCCCGTCGGGAGCGAGGGCCACCACGGCCACGCTCGCCCACCAGCCGACCGCGGTGAAGGTCCGTTTCGGCGACCTGACCAAGCGCGAGATCGGCGTTCTGACGCCGCTGGTGGTGCTGATCATCTTCCTCGGGGTCTACCCGAAACCGGTGTTGGACGTGATCAACCCGACCGCGGAGCAGACCGTCGGCTGGTCGTGCCACACGGATCCGGTGCCGGCCCATGCGGCCGCCGCCGGTACCACCGCAGTGACCATCTCGGAGGGGTGCCAGTGAGCACGCTGTATATCGCGGCCGGGTCGGTGCCCGATGCCATCAAGGCGCCGTCGGTCGACCTGACGGCCGTCATGCCGGTCCTGATCGTGCTGGGCGCAGCCTGCGTCGCGGTGGTGCTGGAGGCGGTCCTGCCCCGCGCGCAGCGCTACGTCAGTCAGCTGACGCTGGCCGTCGTCGCGATCGTCGGGGCCGGGGTCTGGACCGTCGTCGAGGGCAGTCGGCACCGGTACGCGGTGACGTTCTCCGGAGCCATCGCGGTCGATGGCGGCACGTACGTCATGTGGGGGGTGCTGCTCGCCCTGGCTCTGGCGTCGGTGTTGCTGATGGCCGATCGGGTGTCTGAGCCGGGCGGTGCCTTCGCCGCCCAGGCGTCGATCCGGGTCGGCTCCGCCCGCGACCGGACCCAGACCGCCGTCGCGTTGCCGATGCAGACCGAGGTGTTCCCGCTGACGTTGTTCGCGATCGGCGGCATGCTGGTGTTCCCGGCCTCGTCGGACCTGCTGACGCTGTTCGTCTCGCTCGAGGTGCTGTCCTTGCCGTTGTACCTGCTGTGCGGGCTGGCCCGCCGCCGGCGGTTGATCTCGCAGGAGGCGGCGGTCAAGTACTTCCTGCTCGGCGCATTCACCTCGGCGATCCTGCTGTACGGCATCACCCTGATCTACGGCTACGCCGGCTCGATCAAGTTCTCCGCCATTGCGGCCAAGGCCAGTGCCGGTGGTACCAGCGACCTGCTGCTGCTGGTGGGCATCGGCCTGCTGGTCGTCGGACTGCTGTTCAAGGGCAGCGTCGGGCCGTTCCACCTGTGGACCCCCGACGTCTACCAGGGGGCCCCGACCCCGGTCACGGCCTTCATGGCGGCGTGCACCAAGGTCGCCGCCTTCGCCGCCATGGTCCGCGTGTTCCAGGTCGCCATCGGCCCGATGGCCTGGTCCTGGCGACCGGTGCTGTGGGTGGTGGCGATCGCCTCCATGCTGATCGGCGCGATCCTCGGCATCACGCAGACCGACATGAAGCGGGTGCTGGCCTACTCGTCGGTCGCCCACGCCGGGTTCATCCTCCTGGGCGTGATGGCGATCAGCCAGAACGGCGCCTCGGGCACGATGTTCTACCTGCTGACCTACGGGTTCGCCACCGTCGGCTCGTTCGCGATCTTCACGCTGGTCCGCAAGGGCGACGGGGAAGCGTCGAATCTGTCCGACTGGGCCGGTCTGGCCAAACGATCGCCGCTCATGGCGGCATGCATGAGCCTGTTCCTGCTGTCCTTCGCGGGGATCCCGCTGACCAGCGGGTTCATCGGCAAGCTGAGCGTGTTCAGCGCGGCCACGGAAGCCGGGATGGGGCCGCTGGTGGTGGTGGCCATGATCGCCACCGCGATCACCGCGTTCTTCTACCTCCGGGTGGTCGTGCTGATGTACTTCTCGGCGCCGGTGTCCGGCTCGCTCGACCCCGACGCCGCGGTGACGACCGAGCCGTTCGTCGTCGTTCCGGGCACCCTGACCGGAATCGTCATCGGCCTCAGCGTTGCCGTCACGTTGGTGCTGGGCATCTTCCCGCAGCCGTTCCTGGACGGGTTGCAGGTGCCGTGGCCTTTACTGTCCTGACTGCTGCCGTAGGGTCGTCGATGTGAACGCACCGACCATCCTCGCCGGTATAGAACTTGCCGACCCGGCCTTGGCCGCCCGGGTCGCGGCCGGCCTGGCCCGCGTCGAAGAGGTCCTCGAACGCGAGATGGCCAGCGAGTTCGATTTCGTCACCGAAGCGGCATCCCACCTGATGCATGCGGGCGGCAAGCGCTTCCGCCCGCTGTTCACGTTGGTCGCCGCCGGTGTCGGGCCCAACGCCGACTCGCAGGACGTGATCACCGCGTCGGCCGTCGTCGAACTCATCCACCTGGCCACGCTCTACCACGACGACGTGATGGACGAGGCCGACCTGCGTCGCGGGGCCAAGTCGGCGAACGCCCGTTGGGACAACTCGATCGCCATCCTGACCGGTGACTTCCTGTTCGCCCACGCCTCGCGTCTGGTGGCCGACCTCGGTCCGGACGCGGTACGGATCATCGCCGAGACCTTCGCCGAACTGGTCACCGGGCAGACTCGGGAAACGGTCGGTCCACGCCCCGGTGCCGATCCCATCGCACATCACCTGACGGTGCTGGACGAGAAGACCGCGGCCTTGATCGACACCTGCGCCCGCTACGCCGGCATGTTCTCCGGGGCATCGGCGGCCGAGACCGCCGCGCTGCGCCGTTTCGGCCGGGCCGTCGGGGTGGCGTTCCAGATCTCCGACGACATCATCGACGTGGCCTCGGACGAGTCGGGGAAGACGCCCGGCACGGACCTGCGCGAGGGCGTCGCCACCCTGCCGGTGTTCTACACCCTGGCCGACCCGACATCCGATCCCCGGCTGGTGGAGCTGGTGTCCGGCCCGATCGAGTCCGAGGCGGAACTCGCCGAGGCGGTGTCACTGCTGCGGGCCTCGGCCGGGCTGGCCCAGGCGAGAGCGACCCTGGACAACTACGCATCGACCGCCCTGGACGAGCTGAACAGCCTGGCTCCGTCGCCCGCCCGGGATGCCCTGGTGTCGTTGACCCAGTTCGTGGTGGCGCGGACCAGGTAGTCGCCCGAACCGTCAGCCCAAGCGTCAGCTCTGGGCCGGGGCCGGTCGATCCGTCGCCGGCCGGCGCGCATGAACGTGGGCCCGGCGCGCTTCGCGCAACCCGCTCACCGACAGCGCGATCAAGGCGATCCAGATCAGGACGAACCCGATCCAGCGAGCGGTGATCATCTGCTCGTGCAGCCAGGTCACGCCGATCAGGAACTGCACGACCGGCGTCAGGTACTGCAGCAGTCCGAGGATCGACAGCGGCAGGGCCCGGGCCGATGCGGCGAAGGCCAGCAGGGGCAGCACCGTCACGACTCCGGACAGGGCCAGCAGCAACACGTGCCCGGTGCCGTGTCCGGTGAGGGTCGACTGTCCCTTCAGCTGCAGGTAGGCGAGGTACCCGAGGGCCGGAACGAGCAACACCACGCCTTCGGAGGTCAGCGAGGCCGGCGGCGGGAGCGGGATCACCTTCTTCACCAGCCCGTACAGGCCGAAGGTGACGGCCAGGATCACCGCGATCCAGGGAAAGCGGCCCCCGGCGATCGCGATCACCAGTACGGCGGCCCCGCCGAGTCCGACCGCGGCCCACTGGACGGGGCGCAGTCGCTCGCGGAAGACGAGCACCCCGAGCAGCACGCTGACCAGCGGATTGATGAAGTAGCCGAGGGCCGCCTCCACCACCTTGCCGCT
This window of the Nakamurella panacisegetis genome carries:
- a CDS encoding polyprenyl synthetase family protein, with translation MNAPTILAGIELADPALAARVAAGLARVEEVLEREMASEFDFVTEAASHLMHAGGKRFRPLFTLVAAGVGPNADSQDVITASAVVELIHLATLYHDDVMDEADLRRGAKSANARWDNSIAILTGDFLFAHASRLVADLGPDAVRIIAETFAELVTGQTRETVGPRPGADPIAHHLTVLDEKTAALIDTCARYAGMFSGASAAETAALRRFGRAVGVAFQISDDIIDVASDESGKTPGTDLREGVATLPVFYTLADPTSDPRLVELVSGPIESEAELAEAVSLLRASAGLAQARATLDNYASTALDELNSLAPSPARDALVSLTQFVVARTR
- the nuoN gene encoding NADH-quinone oxidoreductase subunit NuoN is translated as MSTLYIAAGSVPDAIKAPSVDLTAVMPVLIVLGAACVAVVLEAVLPRAQRYVSQLTLAVVAIVGAGVWTVVEGSRHRYAVTFSGAIAVDGGTYVMWGVLLALALASVLLMADRVSEPGGAFAAQASIRVGSARDRTQTAVALPMQTEVFPLTLFAIGGMLVFPASSDLLTLFVSLEVLSLPLYLLCGLARRRRLISQEAAVKYFLLGAFTSAILLYGITLIYGYAGSIKFSAIAAKASAGGTSDLLLLVGIGLLVVGLLFKGSVGPFHLWTPDVYQGAPTPVTAFMAACTKVAAFAAMVRVFQVAIGPMAWSWRPVLWVVAIASMLIGAILGITQTDMKRVLAYSSVAHAGFILLGVMAISQNGASGTMFYLLTYGFATVGSFAIFTLVRKGDGEASNLSDWAGLAKRSPLMAACMSLFLLSFAGIPLTSGFIGKLSVFSAATEAGMGPLVVVAMIATAITAFFYLRVVVLMYFSAPVSGSLDPDAAVTTEPFVVVPGTLTGIVIGLSVAVTLVLGIFPQPFLDGLQVPWPLLS
- a CDS encoding NADH-quinone oxidoreductase subunit M — its product is MNGFPYLVVLIALPLVGAGVVAFMGGAPVRTVKSVALGFSLVEFVMAVVLWIAYTHPAAQIGSGSFSAADSPFRQTFSVDWIRSFGIHFSLGVDGISLVMIALIAFLVPIVLGASWEEKVPQGRTVGGYFALILVMQAAMTGVFAATDVFVFYVMFEVMLIPMYFLIGAFGGVRRAYAATKFFLYSLIGGLLMLASIIALFVASGRTPDRAGLGGTLDWNTLRNIAHEIPPSTQMWIFAGFAIAFAIKAPLVPLHTWLPDAGSEAPVGAGTLLVGVLDKVGTFGFLRICLPLLPAASSRLAWLIITLAVVGIIYGAIVAAGQSDLKRFVTYTSIAHFGFIALGVFAFTTQSISGAVLYMVNHGLATALLFLVVGMLTARGASRNIADYGGVWKVAPLLGGFFLIGALATIAMPGTNSFVSEFLVLIGTFSRYPAWAVVATTGIVFAAVYMLWIFQRTMTGPVRGAAVLQQEPDDESPLGGPTGRPSLPSGARATTATLAHQPTAVKVRFGDLTKREIGVLTPLVVLIIFLGVYPKPVLDVINPTAEQTVGWSCHTDPVPAHAAAAGTTAVTISEGCQ
- the nuoL gene encoding NADH-quinone oxidoreductase subunit L codes for the protein MTPETVITPASGITSAAWLLLLLPVAGAVVLLVGGRRLDRIGHWIGCATVVAAFVLGLAIFFSTVGSGSTDRVHSLQLFSWFTSGSLNVDLDLRLDPLSLTFVLLITGVGSLIHIYSVGYMSHDLERRKFFAYLNLFVAAMLLLVLGGGFISLYFGWEGVGLASYLLIGFWSDRPAAATAAKKAFIMNRVGDVGLALAIFLMYKEMGTTSYSGVFTAIPNVSPAAVTTIALLLLLGACGKSGQVPLQAWLPDAMEGPTPVSALIHAATMVTAGVYLIARSAPIYNLTSDGRLVVSIIGTVTLLVGCIAGCAKDDIKKVLAYSTVSQIGYMFLAVGLGSGVYALGILHLLTHGFFKAGLFLGAGSVMHGMNDDVDMRHYGGLARKMPITFWTIMAGYLALIGFPFLSGYFSKDPIIEAAFSAGGAKGALLGGAALLGAGLTAFYMTRLMIMTFFGEARWKHLRSADGREYHPHESPLVMTVPMIILAVGSVGAGAFLAVGNRLVEWLAPSVGEFHEPHPPVAKIVITVGTLVVVAAGVGVAYLLVGRQPVPVTRPEKVSALVRFARADAGGNAVNEALVARPGQWLGGALIYADNRGVDGAVNGLAAALGGLSGRWRRWQNGFVRSYALSMLSGTFLVVAALIVVRFA
- the rarD gene encoding EamA family transporter RarD, coding for MRRGVVFGVVAYLIWGLFPLYWPLLEPAKAGEILAHRMVWSLVVMGVVVSVLRQWSTIRAMAGRTWLLVVAASVLISINWGVYIYAVNSGKVVEAALGYFINPLVSVLLGVLVFRERLRPVQWAAVGLGGAAVLVIAIAGGRFPWIAVILAVTFGLYGLVKKVIPLPPPASLTSEGVVLLVPALGYLAYLQLKGQSTLTGHGTGHVLLLALSGVVTVLPLLAFAASARALPLSILGLLQYLTPVVQFLIGVTWLHEQMITARWIGFVLIWIALIALSVSGLREARRAHVHARRPATDRPAPAQS